Proteins co-encoded in one uncultured Draconibacterium sp. genomic window:
- a CDS encoding sulfatase, which produces MKIKQENKVPRLRFAYRFCIFSLLLITTSFFACNTQSEEEAPQRPNILFIMADDHAFQAISAYGGPLADLAPTPNIDRIADAGMRFNQCLVTNSICGPSRATIFTGKYSHQNGFIDNTIGSKFDFSQNSFPKELQKDGYKTAVIGKLHLGGTPTGFDYTDILPGQGAYYNPTFINQEGEYQMEGYATEIITDKTINWLQTVKDSTQPFMVMMWHKAPHRAWDPGPNELGMYENTTFPEPESLFDNYETREPASLNYMSIADAMSLDRDLKMTDQPRRGLNEEQLKAWNAVYGPIYEKFKKDNPQGKDLVRFKYQRYMRDYLACISAVDKSVGKVLDYLKESGLDKNTIVIYSSDQGFYLGEHGWFDKRWMYKESLNTPLLISWPGTIEAGSVNNDLVSNLDFGETLIDIAGGKVPADMQGRSILPILKGETPDDWRKAHYYHYYEHPSEHNVMRHYGITTDKYKLIHFYYDMDDWELFDLEKDPNEMHDVYNDPAYAEVQADLHKQLEELRAKYEDSDELNQQFIDEYNEKVKKNPGIEYWKFRPE; this is translated from the coding sequence ATGAAAATAAAACAAGAGAATAAAGTACCGAGGTTGAGATTTGCATATCGTTTTTGCATTTTCTCATTATTGTTGATTACTACATCTTTCTTTGCATGCAATACCCAATCGGAAGAGGAGGCTCCCCAACGCCCCAATATTCTGTTTATAATGGCCGACGACCATGCATTTCAGGCAATAAGTGCCTATGGCGGGCCATTGGCCGATTTGGCGCCAACGCCAAATATCGATCGTATTGCCGATGCCGGAATGCGTTTTAATCAGTGTCTGGTAACCAATTCAATTTGCGGTCCGTCGAGGGCAACTATTTTTACCGGAAAATACAGTCACCAAAACGGTTTTATCGATAATACCATTGGATCGAAATTCGATTTTAGCCAGAATTCATTTCCAAAAGAATTGCAAAAAGATGGCTACAAAACAGCTGTAATTGGTAAACTGCATCTTGGCGGAACACCAACAGGATTTGATTACACAGATATTCTTCCAGGACAGGGAGCATACTACAATCCAACATTTATAAACCAGGAAGGTGAATATCAGATGGAAGGTTATGCTACCGAGATTATCACGGACAAAACTATCAACTGGTTACAAACAGTAAAAGATTCTACCCAGCCATTTATGGTAATGATGTGGCACAAAGCTCCGCACCGTGCATGGGATCCTGGTCCAAACGAGTTGGGAATGTATGAGAATACTACTTTCCCGGAGCCCGAATCACTTTTTGATAATTACGAGACGCGTGAACCTGCATCGTTAAACTATATGAGTATTGCAGATGCGATGTCGCTCGACAGGGATCTGAAAATGACAGATCAACCAAGAAGAGGGTTGAATGAGGAGCAACTAAAGGCATGGAATGCCGTTTATGGCCCCATCTACGAAAAGTTCAAAAAAGACAATCCACAGGGAAAGGATTTGGTTCGTTTTAAGTATCAGCGTTACATGCGAGATTACTTGGCCTGTATTTCGGCAGTTGATAAGAGTGTTGGCAAGGTGCTGGATTATTTGAAAGAAAGTGGACTGGATAAAAATACGATAGTGATCTACTCGTCCGATCAGGGTTTTTACCTTGGAGAACATGGTTGGTTTGATAAACGCTGGATGTATAAAGAATCGTTGAATACACCGTTACTGATCAGCTGGCCGGGCACAATTGAAGCAGGTTCTGTAAATAATGATCTGGTTTCGAATCTTGATTTTGGAGAAACGCTGATCGATATTGCCGGAGGCAAAGTCCCAGCCGATATGCAGGGACGAAGCATTTTGCCAATTCTGAAAGGCGAAACACCCGATGACTGGCGTAAAGCACATTATTATCATTATTACGAGCATCCATCAGAGCACAATGTAATGCGCCACTACGGAATTACAACTGACAAGTACAAACTTATCCACTTTTATTACGACATGGACGACTGGGAATTGTTCGACTTGGAAAAAGATCCGAATGAAATGCACGATGTGTATAACGATCCGGCTTATGCCGAAGTACAGGCAGATCTTCATAAACAACTGGAAGAACTCAGAGCAAAATACGAAGACAGTGATGAATTGAATCAGCAATTTATTGATGAGTACAACGAAAAAGTGAAAAAGAATCCGGGTATCGAATACTGGAAATTTAGGCCTGAATAA
- a CDS encoding sulfatase, with protein MNNKTKLILLLFFLGQISFATEKQKQQPNILLFIADDCTFRDLGCYGGIDAKTPTIDAFAKEGMQFFRCFQATAMCSPTRTCLYTGLYPVKSGGYPNSTFVKEGTQSIVQYMAPKGYKSALLGKTHISPQEAFPFEYLGDDMVDDLDFDLMDKFLSGVKEKGEPFCLFVCSHQPHLPYTKGDPSQYDSGKVTLPPYFVDTEETRASFIKYLAEIDYMDDEFKTSLELLDKYGFSENTIVIFTSEQGNSFPFAKWTCYGNGLQSAFLVRWPEVIKPGSTSDAMIEYVDVVPTYLDIAGIEIPDYLEGKSFLPVLKGEKNEHKKYVYGVHTTRGIMNGSEYYGIRTVSSADFRYVLNLTPEATFQNNLTVDPVKGVVFNSWKEKGKTDEFAKSLSYKYQHRPAEELYDLNNDPYEMNNIASNPKYADIKKELRDKLHQWMDQQGDKGQQTEMEALEHVVFHR; from the coding sequence ATGAATAACAAAACTAAACTTATCCTACTTCTTTTTTTTCTGGGTCAGATCTCTTTTGCTACAGAAAAACAGAAACAGCAGCCCAATATTTTATTGTTTATAGCTGATGATTGCACCTTCCGTGATTTGGGATGTTATGGAGGTATTGATGCGAAAACACCAACGATTGATGCATTTGCAAAAGAAGGAATGCAGTTTTTTCGTTGTTTTCAGGCTACCGCCATGTGTTCTCCTACACGAACTTGTTTATATACGGGATTGTATCCCGTGAAATCAGGTGGATATCCAAATAGTACGTTTGTAAAAGAAGGGACCCAAAGCATTGTGCAGTATATGGCTCCAAAAGGATACAAATCCGCTCTTCTTGGAAAAACACATATAAGTCCACAGGAGGCTTTCCCTTTTGAGTACCTTGGTGATGACATGGTGGATGATCTTGATTTTGATCTCATGGATAAATTTCTTTCTGGTGTAAAAGAAAAGGGAGAGCCTTTTTGTCTTTTTGTTTGCTCACATCAACCCCATCTGCCTTATACCAAAGGCGATCCGTCGCAGTACGATTCGGGAAAAGTTACCTTGCCTCCTTATTTTGTTGATACCGAGGAAACAAGGGCATCTTTCATAAAATACCTTGCCGAAATAGATTATATGGACGACGAGTTTAAAACCAGTCTGGAACTGTTGGATAAATACGGATTTTCTGAAAATACCATCGTTATTTTCACCAGCGAACAGGGAAATAGTTTCCCTTTTGCCAAATGGACCTGCTATGGAAATGGTTTGCAATCTGCATTTTTGGTTAGATGGCCGGAAGTAATAAAACCAGGTTCTACGAGCGATGCAATGATCGAATATGTGGATGTGGTACCTACTTATCTTGACATTGCCGGGATTGAAATTCCGGATTACTTAGAAGGAAAAAGTTTTCTGCCAGTGTTGAAAGGTGAGAAAAATGAGCATAAAAAATATGTTTATGGCGTACATACTACACGAGGAATCATGAATGGATCAGAATATTATGGGATCAGGACAGTAAGTTCAGCAGATTTCAGATATGTTTTAAACCTTACGCCCGAAGCAACTTTTCAAAATAATTTAACCGTTGATCCGGTAAAAGGTGTTGTTTTTAACTCGTGGAAAGAAAAAGGAAAAACTGATGAATTTGCAAAATCATTATCTTATAAATACCAGCACCGGCCTGCTGAAGAGTTATATGATTTAAACAATGATCCATATGAAATGAATAATATTGCCAGCAACCCGAAATATGCGGACATAAAAAAAGAACTTAGAGATAAATTACACCAATGGATGGATCAACAAGGAGACAAAGGACAGCAAACCGAAATGGAAGCACTGGAACATGTCGTTTTCCATCGTTAG
- a CDS encoding sulfatase-like hydrolase/transferase: MRSIIKMKQVLIFVIASLIFLNAGAKDKPNIVFILADDMGYECVGLYGSLSYKTPQIDNLASNGIQFENCVANPLCSPTRLKLMTGLRNFRNYKHFAYIDNNHDTFGNIMRRAGYATCISGKWQLNGLENKDVIKDWDDKDKPNKLGFDEFCLWQFTLNRQAGERYANPKIDKNGTLLDLPEDAYGPDIFNDFVLDFIERKKDEPFFIYYPMVLVHDPFVPTPDSKDWIHPDMRYKNDTAYFKDMVAYADKMVGKVVEKLKELELFDNTIVIFTGDNGTLSSISTKTNHGIVVGGKGTTTDAGTHVPLIISWPEEIEEASHHEGLIEFCDFFPTIADVGSEKTEFNDGISFLSLLKGEKYSDRETAVVHYNPMWAPNVQKNANQFARTLDYKLYQDGKFYNLKEDILEKHPIALNTLTAEQKEAYSKLKAEIDKLPKWDPSIPTKEYFKIPAMYRQNRDNDKK; this comes from the coding sequence ATGCGATCAATAATTAAAATGAAACAGGTATTGATATTTGTAATCGCATCATTAATATTTCTGAATGCAGGAGCAAAAGATAAGCCAAATATTGTTTTTATCCTGGCCGATGACATGGGGTACGAATGTGTTGGTTTGTATGGTTCGCTCTCCTATAAAACACCACAAATTGATAATCTTGCATCAAACGGAATTCAGTTTGAAAATTGTGTGGCTAATCCATTGTGCTCTCCTACACGTTTAAAGCTAATGACGGGCTTACGCAATTTCCGAAACTACAAGCATTTTGCTTATATCGATAACAATCACGACACCTTTGGAAATATTATGAGAAGGGCAGGCTATGCAACCTGTATAAGTGGAAAATGGCAATTAAACGGACTGGAAAATAAGGATGTTATTAAAGATTGGGACGATAAAGATAAGCCTAACAAACTCGGATTCGATGAATTTTGTTTGTGGCAGTTTACATTAAATCGTCAGGCGGGCGAAAGATATGCCAACCCCAAAATCGATAAGAACGGAACTTTACTTGACTTACCAGAAGATGCTTACGGGCCTGATATTTTTAACGATTTTGTGCTTGATTTTATTGAACGCAAGAAAGATGAGCCTTTCTTTATTTACTATCCAATGGTACTTGTGCACGATCCGTTTGTGCCAACACCAGATTCCAAAGATTGGATTCATCCCGACATGAGGTATAAAAATGATACAGCCTATTTTAAAGATATGGTGGCCTATGCTGATAAAATGGTTGGAAAAGTAGTGGAGAAACTCAAAGAACTGGAACTCTTTGATAATACAATCGTCATTTTTACCGGAGATAACGGTACCTTATCTTCCATTTCAACAAAAACAAACCACGGAATTGTTGTTGGAGGAAAGGGCACTACCACCGATGCAGGAACACATGTTCCTCTAATTATAAGCTGGCCGGAAGAAATAGAGGAAGCAAGTCATCATGAAGGATTGATTGAGTTTTGTGATTTCTTTCCAACCATCGCTGACGTTGGTTCTGAAAAAACTGAGTTTAACGACGGTATAAGTTTTCTGTCTTTGTTAAAAGGGGAGAAATATTCCGATCGAGAAACAGCCGTGGTTCACTACAATCCGATGTGGGCCCCGAATGTTCAGAAAAACGCCAATCAGTTCGCCCGAACACTGGATTACAAACTATATCAGGATGGCAAATTTTATAATCTGAAAGAAGATATTTTGGAGAAACATCCAATTGCCCTGAATACGCTTACAGCAGAACAAAAAGAAGCTTACTCAAAATTGAAGGCAGAGATTGATAAATTGCCCAAATGGGATCCATCTATTCCTACGAAGGAGTATTTTAAAATTCCAGCTATGTATCGCCAAAATAGGGATAATGATAAGAAGTGA
- a CDS encoding sulfatase — translation MKISSLLFFLYILVGCSNIENKTSNPNIILINFDDMGYGDTEPYGMTGIRTPNINKLSQEGMRFTNFMAGSAVCSASRASLLTGCYSCRVGINGALLPSSKIALNPEEETIESVLKGVGYTTAMLGKWHLGNEAPYFPLSYGFDSFYGIPYSNDIWPVDYDGKPITDPSNKKGNWPPLKLIEGNEPVDTIADLNDQAKLTTIFTERALEIINTNAGKENPFFLYLAHPMPHVPIAVSDLHKGSSELGLFGDVITELDWSVGEIEKALKANGIDDNTIVIMTSDNGPWKNFGNHAGSTGGFREGKNTTFDGGNRVPCIIKWPGKIEGGTVNSQLVSNIDILPTLCDITGAQLPEKKIDGINFLPLLLDKQEQGKREEFYYYWGFGMANLEAVRYKNWKLVLPHNGLSYYEKPQGKDGYPGEYGMVSFPMALYNTAQDPSEDYDLQDQYPEMVKKLLEIADEARLDLGDALTKQKGENVREAAFVDK, via the coding sequence ATGAAAATATCATCACTTCTATTTTTTCTATACATCTTAGTTGGATGTAGCAATATTGAGAATAAGACAAGCAATCCCAATATTATACTAATCAATTTTGATGATATGGGGTATGGCGATACGGAGCCCTATGGAATGACTGGAATCCGAACTCCGAATATCAACAAACTTTCACAAGAAGGAATGCGATTTACCAATTTTATGGCAGGAAGTGCAGTTTGTTCTGCCTCGAGAGCCTCTTTGTTAACCGGATGTTACTCTTGTCGTGTTGGAATAAATGGAGCCTTATTACCAAGCAGTAAGATTGCATTAAATCCAGAAGAAGAAACAATTGAATCTGTCTTAAAAGGAGTTGGTTACACAACTGCAATGTTAGGAAAGTGGCATCTGGGAAATGAAGCTCCTTATTTCCCATTAAGCTATGGTTTTGATAGCTTTTATGGTATCCCGTATTCAAATGACATATGGCCGGTTGACTATGATGGAAAACCGATAACTGATCCAAGCAACAAAAAAGGGAATTGGCCTCCATTAAAACTGATTGAAGGGAATGAGCCTGTAGATACGATAGCTGATTTGAATGATCAGGCCAAATTAACTACAATTTTTACAGAAAGAGCCCTGGAGATAATAAATACCAATGCCGGTAAAGAAAATCCATTCTTCCTTTATCTTGCACATCCCATGCCGCATGTTCCAATTGCTGTTTCCGATTTGCATAAAGGAAGTAGCGAACTTGGCTTATTTGGTGATGTAATTACTGAACTTGATTGGTCGGTTGGTGAAATAGAAAAAGCGCTAAAAGCTAACGGAATAGATGATAATACGATTGTTATAATGACCAGTGATAATGGTCCGTGGAAGAATTTTGGTAATCATGCTGGTTCTACAGGCGGATTTCGTGAAGGCAAAAATACAACGTTTGATGGCGGAAACAGAGTCCCATGTATTATAAAATGGCCCGGTAAAATTGAGGGAGGAACTGTAAATAGTCAGCTGGTAAGCAATATCGATATTTTGCCTACGCTGTGCGACATTACCGGAGCCCAACTCCCCGAGAAGAAGATAGACGGGATTAACTTTTTACCCTTACTTCTGGATAAGCAGGAACAAGGTAAACGTGAGGAATTCTACTACTATTGGGGATTTGGCATGGCAAACCTGGAGGCAGTCCGATATAAAAACTGGAAACTTGTTTTACCACATAATGGCCTTTCATACTACGAAAAACCACAAGGGAAAGATGGTTACCCCGGAGAGTATGGTATGGTTTCATTTCCAATGGCTCTGTATAACACGGCGCAAGATCCCAGCGAGGATTATGATTTGCAAGATCAATATCCGGAGATGGTGAAAAAACTATTAGAAATTGCAGATGAAGCACGTCTGGATCTTGGTGATGCACTTACAAAACAAAAGGGCGAAAATGTAAGAGAAGCAGCTTTTGTCGATAAGTAA
- a CDS encoding sulfatase, with product MKIYAMLFVLLIGANLMLQAQDKSMNVLFIATDDMSNDLNTFGNPDVYTPNFDRLAERGVVFQNAYCQAPLCGPSRASLMTGYYPDKTGVFDLGPRFREKLPDAVTMAQLFKNNGYFTCRIGKIFHQGVPSDIGHAGHDDPASWTTTYNPIGKDKTDEYKLQGGDAVMLGTYLAMDCNDDEVTDAISANVALSILRQRTGNQMISAYGSYGAGRVSPEPFFLALGFYRPHIPYMAPKKYFDMYPLEDIKLHENPENDWENKPHAAAWIWPPNAGSTEEQQKKAIQAYYASISFIDAQVGKLLDGLEEFDLLDNTIIVFWSDHGYQLGEHGQWQKQTLFEKGSNQPLLISVPGVTSGTRTEAIVQLVDLYPTLAELAGLEPPKDLVGHSLVPLLKNPEAEWDHPAFTIQARTANPRAQEGQSKYSFNPNLASENPTIFGRTIRVKQYRYTEWDEGRLGVELYDYENDPKEFNNLANDPKYKKIVDELAEILHRDFSN from the coding sequence ATGAAGATATATGCCATGCTATTTGTGCTGTTGATTGGGGCGAACCTAATGCTGCAAGCACAAGACAAATCAATGAACGTGCTGTTCATTGCCACCGATGATATGAGTAATGACCTCAATACATTTGGTAATCCTGATGTATATACTCCAAATTTCGACCGATTAGCCGAAAGGGGAGTAGTGTTTCAAAATGCTTATTGCCAGGCGCCGTTATGTGGCCCCAGCCGTGCATCGTTAATGACCGGTTACTACCCTGATAAAACCGGTGTCTTTGATCTTGGACCCAGGTTTCGCGAGAAGTTGCCCGATGCCGTAACTATGGCACAGTTATTCAAGAATAATGGCTATTTTACTTGTCGTATTGGTAAAATATTTCACCAGGGGGTTCCCAGCGATATTGGTCATGCAGGGCACGATGATCCTGCTTCGTGGACAACAACCTATAACCCGATTGGAAAAGATAAAACCGATGAGTATAAACTCCAGGGCGGCGATGCCGTAATGTTGGGAACTTACCTGGCAATGGATTGTAACGATGATGAGGTAACCGATGCCATTTCGGCGAACGTGGCTTTAAGTATTTTACGTCAACGAACAGGAAATCAGATGATAAGTGCGTATGGTAGTTATGGTGCCGGTCGTGTAAGTCCTGAGCCATTCTTTTTGGCACTTGGATTTTATCGTCCTCATATTCCGTATATGGCGCCAAAGAAATATTTCGATATGTACCCGCTGGAGGATATTAAATTGCATGAAAATCCTGAAAACGATTGGGAGAATAAACCACACGCTGCAGCATGGATTTGGCCGCCAAATGCCGGATCGACAGAGGAACAGCAAAAGAAAGCAATTCAGGCTTACTATGCTTCAATTTCGTTTATTGATGCGCAGGTTGGAAAATTGCTTGATGGACTGGAAGAGTTTGATTTGCTGGATAATACCATCATTGTTTTTTGGAGTGACCATGGCTATCAGTTGGGAGAACACGGACAGTGGCAAAAACAGACTTTATTTGAAAAGGGCTCCAATCAGCCTTTATTGATTTCTGTCCCCGGAGTGACCTCAGGAACAAGAACAGAAGCTATTGTACAACTAGTGGATCTTTACCCAACACTGGCAGAACTTGCCGGTTTAGAGCCTCCAAAAGATTTGGTGGGCCACAGTTTGGTGCCACTTCTAAAAAATCCTGAGGCAGAGTGGGATCATCCGGCTTTTACTATTCAGGCCAGAACAGCGAATCCCAGAGCACAGGAAGGTCAGTCAAAATATAGTTTTAATCCTAATCTCGCATCTGAAAATCCTACAATATTTGGACGAACAATTCGGGTGAAACAATATCGTTACACAGAATGGGATGAAGGTCGTTTAGGAGTAGAATTGTATGATTATGAAAATGATCCAAAAGAGTTTAATAACCTGGCTAACGATCCGAAATACAAGAAAATTGTTGATGAATTAGCTGAGATCTTGCATAGGGACTTTAGTAATTAA
- a CDS encoding sulfatase-like hydrolase/transferase: MKTLFFFHLLLIGFIAGETTLASETKPTQKPNVILIMADDLGYSGITSFGGIGLETPALDKLAANGVVCTNFHTNAPVCSPTRVSIMTGAYQQRVGLNHIYSETGGDEGLDPVTHPSFAKKLQEAGYRTAVFGKWHMGMDMKYNPTNHGFDEFRGFLKGNVDFISHYNTTPEVDWWHNKEKANEPGYATDLINKYAVDFVKESEGKPFFLYVPHAAIHTPIQGRNDEPIRTEDEYMYDNGAAMEVPEYQRRYREMIKILDEGVGMLIDELERQGIMENTLIIFTSDNGALQVAADKYPGANGFFNGSKATVYEGGTRVPAIFYYPEKFKHHRTDELMLTMDFMPTILEFCGIENDKKIDGTSLLPTLINNEPMPERDVFWANLNSIAMRSGDWKLVWKKDYSFLPQENGPEPTVELFNMLIDPKEQHNLTSDYPEKTEKMKAACLQWWDEVTDGTELEGISFLDYRFKFDLSKLPASMRPKQN; encoded by the coding sequence ATGAAAACTTTATTCTTTTTCCACCTTCTTTTAATTGGCTTTATAGCTGGAGAAACAACTTTGGCATCGGAAACAAAGCCTACTCAAAAACCAAACGTAATTCTGATAATGGCCGATGATTTGGGCTACTCCGGAATTACTTCCTTTGGAGGAATAGGCTTGGAAACCCCGGCTTTGGATAAACTGGCTGCTAACGGAGTTGTTTGTACAAACTTTCATACCAACGCTCCTGTTTGTTCGCCAACACGGGTTTCAATAATGACGGGGGCGTATCAGCAACGTGTCGGATTAAATCATATTTATTCTGAAACCGGTGGAGATGAGGGACTTGATCCTGTAACGCATCCTTCATTTGCAAAAAAGCTGCAGGAGGCAGGATACCGGACAGCAGTTTTTGGAAAATGGCATATGGGAATGGACATGAAATACAATCCAACCAATCACGGATTTGATGAGTTTCGTGGATTCTTAAAAGGTAATGTCGATTTTATCTCACACTACAACACTACTCCCGAAGTAGACTGGTGGCATAACAAAGAGAAAGCTAACGAACCCGGTTATGCAACCGACTTAATTAATAAGTATGCCGTTGATTTTGTGAAAGAGAGTGAAGGAAAACCGTTTTTTCTGTATGTCCCACATGCTGCTATTCATACCCCAATTCAAGGACGTAATGATGAGCCTATCCGTACTGAAGACGAATATATGTACGACAATGGTGCAGCAATGGAGGTTCCCGAATATCAGCGCAGATATCGTGAAATGATAAAAATACTGGACGAAGGAGTTGGGATGCTGATCGATGAGTTGGAACGCCAGGGCATTATGGAAAATACCCTGATTATTTTTACATCCGATAATGGTGCTTTACAAGTGGCAGCTGATAAATATCCCGGAGCGAATGGATTTTTTAATGGCTCGAAAGCAACAGTTTATGAAGGGGGCACACGGGTTCCTGCGATTTTTTACTATCCTGAAAAATTCAAACATCATAGAACGGATGAACTGATGTTGACAATGGATTTTATGCCAACAATTCTCGAATTTTGTGGTATTGAAAATGATAAGAAAATTGACGGAACATCGTTATTGCCAACATTGATCAATAATGAACCAATGCCGGAACGTGATGTATTTTGGGCAAACCTGAATTCAATCGCAATGCGTAGTGGCGATTGGAAATTGGTTTGGAAAAAAGATTACAGTTTCTTGCCGCAGGAAAATGGACCGGAGCCAACAGTTGAATTGTTTAATATGCTCATCGACCCAAAAGAACAACATAATCTAACCAGCGATTATCCTGAAAAAACAGAAAAAATGAAAGCCGCATGTTTGCAGTGGTGGGATGAGGTAACAGACGGAACGGAGCTTGAGGGGATCTCATTTTTGGATTACCGTTTCAAGTTTGACTTGTCGAAACTTCCTGCCAGTATGAGACCAAAACAAAATTAG
- a CDS encoding RagB/SusD family nutrient uptake outer membrane protein, translating into MKNKILISIILFLVLTVPYSCTETLEEEVYSELSDQFLKTEDGLNTLVYSMYSSFHTVALNYPRDFFVSAYMTGSAYGVGGSWEAATAAPFKNFTWDANNGHCRAKWDELFAIIRNANLVLDKLSDGGDYSDEFVKLVTAEAKGVRGQAYAILYNHYGTTPIFTTTYTSELELPRASEADMTNRIETDLSEAVSGLPTEPVQYGRLTKGAVLGFLCKYYLNTKQWQKSADAAKSIIDLNKYQLQTNYMDVFGVANEGNSELIWVHTAESVNHAEFLAALNLPKDYPLPPGESVFATRTFWYDAFLDSFEEGDTRLDAFVTSYVSLDPGNPTRPGYGVDKSLCLKYGTDPNALSPQTGIDLPEIRYADILLSRAEALNEINGPTQESIDLINQVRTRAGIAGLSLADYSKESLRATILDERIHELFFEGKEREDMIRYGNFISNAKARGVISASDKHLLFPIPQSEIDANGNINENNTGY; encoded by the coding sequence ATGAAGAATAAAATATTAATATCAATCATATTATTTCTGGTGCTTACTGTTCCATACAGTTGCACTGAAACATTGGAAGAAGAAGTATACTCTGAACTATCCGACCAGTTTCTTAAAACTGAAGATGGTTTAAATACGCTCGTATACTCAATGTACAGTAGTTTTCACACAGTAGCATTAAATTATCCTCGTGATTTTTTCGTCAGTGCCTATATGACAGGTAGTGCTTACGGAGTTGGAGGATCATGGGAAGCCGCAACAGCCGCTCCGTTTAAAAATTTTACCTGGGATGCGAATAATGGTCATTGTCGGGCAAAATGGGATGAATTATTTGCCATTATTAGAAATGCTAATCTGGTACTCGACAAACTGAGTGATGGCGGAGATTATTCAGATGAATTTGTAAAGCTTGTTACGGCCGAAGCTAAGGGAGTACGTGGGCAGGCCTATGCTATATTATACAACCATTATGGAACGACTCCTATTTTTACAACTACTTATACTTCCGAATTGGAACTTCCAAGGGCTTCAGAGGCTGATATGACCAATAGGATTGAAACAGACCTTTCAGAAGCAGTATCAGGGCTTCCTACAGAACCCGTGCAATACGGGAGATTAACAAAAGGAGCAGTACTGGGTTTTTTGTGTAAATATTATTTAAACACCAAACAATGGCAGAAGAGTGCTGATGCTGCAAAATCAATTATTGATTTAAATAAATATCAGTTACAAACGAATTACATGGATGTTTTTGGTGTAGCTAATGAAGGGAATAGCGAATTGATTTGGGTTCACACTGCCGAATCTGTTAACCATGCCGAGTTTCTTGCAGCTTTAAATCTTCCCAAAGATTATCCACTACCTCCTGGCGAATCGGTTTTTGCTACCCGAACCTTTTGGTACGATGCATTTCTGGATTCATTTGAAGAAGGAGATACCCGATTGGATGCTTTTGTAACAAGTTATGTAAGTCTCGATCCCGGAAATCCTACAAGGCCAGGTTACGGAGTAGATAAATCCTTGTGTCTCAAATATGGAACAGATCCTAATGCGCTTTCTCCTCAAACAGGTATAGATCTTCCAGAGATAAGGTATGCCGATATTTTGTTGTCGAGAGCAGAAGCGTTAAATGAAATTAATGGACCTACTCAAGAAAGTATAGATTTAATTAACCAGGTGAGAACTCGTGCAGGCATTGCTGGTTTGTCATTGGCTGATTATTCAAAAGAATCGCTTAGAGCAACAATTTTGGATGAAAGAATTCACGAACTTTTCTTTGAAGGAAAAGAACGGGAAGACATGATTAGATACGGTAATTTTATTTCAAATGCTAAGGCTCGGGGAGTAATTAGTGCGTCTGATAAACATCTTCTTTTTCCGATTCCTCAATCAGAAATTGATGCTAATGGTAATATTAACGAAAATAATACTGGGTATTAG